Proteins encoded together in one Mycobacterium sp. MS1601 window:
- a CDS encoding decaprenylphospho-beta-D-erythro-pentofuranosid-2-ulose 2-reductase, with the protein MVFDAVGNPQRILLLGGTSEIALAIGARYLRDAPAQIVLADLPGHPRKDAAMEQMRSAGAKTVEWIDFDALDTDNHPAVIDAAFSTDVDVAVVAFGLLGDAEELWQNQRKAVQIAGINYTAAVSVGVLLGQKMRAQGSGRIIAMSSAAGERVRRSNFVYGSTKAGLDGFYLGLGEALKEHGVRVLVIRPGQVRTTTTIEHWKATGAKEAPLTVDKEDVAELAVTASAKGKDLVWAPGAFRFVMMILRHIPRPIFRKLPI; encoded by the coding sequence ATGGTGTTCGACGCAGTGGGGAACCCGCAACGCATCCTGTTGCTCGGCGGCACATCCGAGATCGCCCTGGCCATCGGCGCCCGCTACCTGCGCGACGCCCCGGCCCAGATCGTGCTGGCGGATCTGCCCGGCCACCCGCGCAAGGACGCCGCGATGGAGCAGATGCGCAGCGCCGGAGCCAAGACCGTCGAGTGGATCGACTTCGACGCCCTGGACACCGACAACCATCCAGCGGTGATCGACGCGGCATTCAGTACTGATGTCGACGTTGCCGTGGTGGCCTTCGGTCTCCTCGGTGACGCCGAGGAGCTGTGGCAGAACCAGCGCAAGGCCGTCCAGATCGCCGGGATCAACTACACCGCAGCAGTTTCCGTCGGCGTGCTGCTGGGCCAGAAGATGCGTGCGCAGGGATCGGGGCGCATCATCGCGATGAGCTCGGCGGCAGGTGAACGGGTGCGTCGCTCCAACTTCGTCTACGGCTCCACCAAGGCCGGCCTGGACGGTTTCTACCTGGGACTCGGCGAAGCGCTCAAAGAGCACGGCGTCCGGGTCCTGGTGATCCGCCCCGGTCAGGTGCGCACGACCACCACCATCGAGCACTGGAAAGCCACCGGCGCCAAGGAGGCTCCGCTGACCGTCGACAAGGAGGACGTCGCCGAACTGGCCGTCACCGCGTCGGCCAAGGGCAAGGACCTGGTGTGGGCCCCCGGCGCGTTCCGGTTCGTGATGATGATCCTGCGGCACATCCCGCGGCCCATCTTCCGCAAGCTACCCATCTGA
- a CDS encoding galactan 5-O-arabinofuranosyltransferase, which produces MRNALVSITQMVLAALLATVVSVVALLAIGRVQWPAFPSSNQLHALTTVGQFACLAALFASGWAWVQGRQKLATGTALVALPAFVVATLGMPLGATKLYLFGISVDQQFRTEYVTRLTDSPALRDMTYAGLPPYYPPGWFWIGGRAADLAGVPGWEIYKPWAVTSIAIAVALAFVLWSRLIRFTHALIVTTATAAVTIAYASPEPYSAIITVLLPPVFVLAWSGLRRASSHGWAAVVGTGIFLGVTATFYTLLLGLAAMTVTMMALLLAVSRRSIAPLVKLLVAGVIAIAIALITWAPFLLRSLSEPMSGTGSAMHYLPNDGAVLTFPMLQFSLLGALCMLGTIWLIVRARSSVRAGALAVGVMAVYLWSLLSMLTTLAGTTLLSFRLQPTLTVLLATAGAFGFLEVSLALSNRWGRKLIPVAAVVGLAGAMAFSQDIPDTLRPDITVAYTDTDGAGQRGDRRPPGAEQYYAEVDAAITERTGRPRDETVVLTADYSFLSFYPYFGFQGLTSHYANPLAQFDARSAEIESWADLDSSDDFLARLDGLPWEPPTVFLMRQGAGTGSGATYTLRLAEDVYPNQPNVRRYTVELDSALFDSPEFDVQTIGPFVLAIRKSP; this is translated from the coding sequence ATGAGGAACGCGCTGGTCAGCATCACCCAGATGGTGCTGGCGGCTCTGCTCGCCACGGTGGTGTCGGTGGTGGCGCTGCTTGCGATCGGCCGGGTGCAGTGGCCGGCATTCCCGTCGTCCAACCAGCTGCATGCGCTGACAACCGTCGGCCAATTCGCTTGTCTGGCAGCACTGTTCGCCTCCGGCTGGGCCTGGGTGCAAGGACGGCAGAAACTGGCCACCGGCACCGCATTGGTGGCACTGCCCGCCTTCGTGGTGGCCACGCTGGGAATGCCGCTGGGCGCCACCAAGCTCTACCTGTTCGGCATCTCGGTGGATCAGCAGTTCCGCACCGAGTACGTGACCCGGCTGACCGACAGCCCCGCGCTGCGCGACATGACTTACGCCGGGCTGCCGCCGTACTACCCGCCGGGCTGGTTCTGGATCGGCGGCAGGGCGGCGGACCTGGCCGGTGTCCCGGGGTGGGAGATCTACAAACCCTGGGCCGTCACGTCCATCGCGATTGCCGTGGCGCTGGCATTTGTGTTGTGGTCCAGGCTGATCCGCTTCACCCACGCCCTGATCGTCACCACGGCCACGGCTGCGGTGACCATCGCCTACGCCTCCCCCGAGCCCTACAGCGCCATCATCACGGTGCTGCTGCCGCCGGTGTTCGTGCTGGCCTGGTCGGGACTGCGCCGGGCTTCCTCACACGGCTGGGCCGCCGTTGTCGGCACCGGGATCTTCCTGGGTGTCACCGCAACCTTCTATACGTTGCTGTTGGGCCTGGCCGCGATGACCGTGACCATGATGGCGCTACTGCTGGCGGTGTCACGCCGCAGCATCGCGCCGCTGGTCAAACTCCTCGTGGCCGGCGTCATCGCGATCGCCATCGCGTTGATCACATGGGCGCCGTTCCTGCTGCGCAGCCTCAGCGAGCCGATGAGCGGCACCGGCAGCGCCATGCACTATCTGCCCAACGACGGCGCGGTGCTGACGTTCCCGATGCTGCAGTTCAGCCTGCTGGGAGCGCTGTGCATGCTGGGCACCATCTGGCTGATCGTGCGGGCCCGGTCCTCGGTGCGCGCAGGGGCGCTGGCCGTCGGGGTGATGGCCGTGTACCTGTGGTCGCTGCTGTCGATGCTGACCACCCTGGCGGGCACCACATTGCTGAGCTTCCGGTTGCAGCCGACGCTGACGGTCCTGCTAGCCACCGCCGGCGCGTTCGGCTTCCTCGAGGTCAGCCTGGCTTTGTCCAACCGTTGGGGCCGCAAACTGATCCCGGTGGCCGCCGTGGTCGGGCTGGCCGGCGCGATGGCCTTCAGCCAGGACATCCCCGACACCCTGCGCCCCGACATCACCGTCGCCTACACCGACACCGACGGCGCCGGCCAGCGTGGCGACCGCCGCCCGCCCGGCGCCGAGCAGTACTACGCCGAGGTCGACGCCGCCATCACCGAGCGCACCGGCCGCCCGCGCGACGAGACCGTGGTGCTGACCGCCGACTACAGCTTCCTGTCCTTCTATCCGTACTTCGGTTTCCAGGGCCTGACCTCGCACTACGCCAACCCGCTGGCACAGTTCGACGCGCGCTCCGCCGAGATCGAGAGCTGGGCGGACCTGGACAGCAGCGATGATTTCCTGGCCCGACTCGACGGGTTGCCCTGGGAGCCGCCGACGGTGTTCCTGATGCGCCAGGGCGCGGGCACCGGTTCGGGTGCCACCTACACGCTGCGGTTGGCCGAGGACGTCTACCCGAACCAGCCCAACGTCCGGCGCTACACCGTAGAACTCGACTCGGCGCTGTTCGACAGCCCCGAGTTCGACGTGCAGACCATCGGCCCGTTTGTGCTCGCCATCAGGAAGTCGCCGTGA